The genomic segment TCCCCAAGTCGCACCGCAAGCAGTGAGCTTTTGGCAGGCTTTTTTATTTTGGCTGAAATTAGGTTTGATTAGCTTTGGCGGGCCTGCCGGGCAGATTTCTATCATGCACCAGGAGCTGGTAGAGCGGCGGCGCTGGATTTCTGAGCGGCGATTTTTGCATGCGCTGAACTACTGCATGCTGCTGCCTGGGCCTGAGGCGCAGCAGTTGGCGACTTATATTGGCTGGCTGATGCACAAAACCCGTGGCGGCATCGCTGCGGGTGTGCTGTTTGTTTTGCCATCATTATTTATTCTGATTGCGCTTTCCTGGGTCTATATCGCTTTTGGCAATCAGCCCTTGGTGGCGGGATTGTTTTATGGGATTAAGCCTGCGGTTACGGCGATTGTGCTGCAAGCCGCGCATCGCATCGGTTCTAGGGCGCTGAAAAACAATACGCTGTGGGCGATTGCCGCTGCGTCTTTTCTTGCCATCTTTGTTTTAAAACTGCCTTTTCCTATGATTGTTGCGGTAGCGGCTTTAGTTGGCTATGTTGGTGGGCGCATTGCTCCAGAGCAATTTAGTGCGGGCGGTGGCCATGGTAAGAGCGACCTTTCTTTTGGCCCTGCGCTGATTGATGACGATACGCCAACACCAGAACATGCGCGTTTTCGCTGGGCAGGCTTAATTAAAATTGCCATCGTGGGCCTGCTGCTTTGGCTGATTCCTATGGGGTTGTTACTGGCAAGCTACGGCTGGGAGCATACCTTTACGCAAATGGCCTGGTTTTTTAGCAAGGCTGCTTTGCTGACGTTTGGTGGTGCGTATGCCGTGCTGCCCTATGTCTATCAGGGCGCGGTGGATCATTATGGCTGGCTGATGCCAGTGCAAATGATCGATGGTTTGGCGCTCGGTGAAACGACCCCTGGCCCCTTGATTATGGTGGTTGCTTTTGTGGGGTTTGTTGGCGGCTACAGCAAGGGATTATTCGGGCCGGACAGCTTGTTTTGGGCAGGCGCTGCTGCCGCCACCTTGGTGACTTGGTTTACCTTTTTGCCTTCGTTTATTTTGATTCTGGCCGGTGGGCCGATGGTGGAAGCTACGCATAACGATCTGAAATTCACCGCGCCGCTCACTGCCATTACGGCTGCGGTTGTTGGGGTGATATTAAATCTGGCGCTGTTTTTTGGCTATCACGTGCTGTGGCCTACGGGCTTTGCTGGCGTGTTTGACTGGCGATCAGCGCTGATCGCACTGGCTGCTGCGGTGGCTTTGTTCCGATATAAAAGATCGGTGATTCATGTGATTGGGGTGTGTGCTTTGCTGGGGCTGGCTTTGAAAATGGGATCGTTTATCTTGATATAAAATATAAATGATAATTAATATCAATTATATTACACTGATAAATCATTCTTTCATCAAGCTTGTGAGGGCAGGAAATGGGCAATGGAGATTTATGTATTGGCGCTTTAAGCCTTTTACTGAAGCACCATGAAACGGGCTGCCATCATGCCGCACAGCAAGCGGCTAATTTGTTGGAGCGATTGGCCGATGCCTGTGAGCTAGAGCCTGATATACAGGATTTATTCGAGCGTGCCTGTTTTCGTTTAAGGGATGATCAGTCTGGCGCTCATCAGGCCTGATGTATTGTAGGGCGGGTGAAGCACCATACGAGCTAAGCAAAGTCAAAAGACTTTTTTATTAGTGCCTTCGGCACGTTGATTTTGGTGCGGGAGTCCCCCGCGCGGGACTCACTTTCTTGAACGGCCAAGAAAGTAAGCAAAGAAGGCCGCCCCACGAAACACGAAGGCCCCTCATCTGCGGACAATCGAGCGGCGGCTGCGGAACTCGCTTCGCTCAAACAGGCATCAAAGAAACCCCGCCCGTTTGTTCCTCGTGTCGCGGTTTCAAGGGGACTCTAAAAGCCCCGTGCAGAGAGTGTGGACAATAGATTTTTCGCTGTTTGCAGATGAAAAACAAAGTGCTTACGCGTATGGGGTTTCACCCGTCCTACGAGGGATCTGTTTTTCTCCGTGCCCTCTGTGGTTCAAGATGTGGGTTTTACTAGCTTAGTCCTCCTTCGCCAGCTACGCCTGATCGCAAAAAAGCTCAGTGCAAAGCCGGTGATAGTCAGCCCCATGGCTACGATAGAGGTGCCGCGCAGTAGGCTGTTGTTAAAATCCTCGCCCTCGCTGTAATCCATCACATGTAAACGCCAGAAAAAGTCGTAAATCACCCACGCTTCGTTGCGAGCAGCTAATAGCTCGCCGCTCTGGCCGTCAAAGTAAAAGCGGCTTTGCAGGGCATCATCAAATTGCGCCACCCATATATTTTGGCGGGCAGAAAACTCATGCACCATGCCTAGGCGGCGGGGGGCTTCTTTGATTTTGATGACTTCAGCTAATTTACCTTCACCCTTATAGATACTGCGAGCAAACTGGCTGATATTGCTGGCATTGGCGGCTAGAACTGCGCCTCCTGCCGTACTGAAGAGCAGCTCTTCTTTTTCAAAACGTAGTTTGAGTGCAGGGCCAGTAGCTGTGGCAATGCTTTGCACACCGAGCAAAGCGCCTTTATTTGTTGGCATGGGGCCGATCTGGGTAGCCCAATTTGCGGGGAGCGGCTGGCGTGGTTTTTCCATGACTTCGCCGCATTTAATCCAATCTTGAAAAGGCAGCCAAGCAAAGAGTAGCCCGCCTAGTATCCATGCTAAAACTTGAAATGCCACCAGATAGCCTATCCAGCGATGCCAGCGAAAGAAGGTTGCTGCCAAACTCATTTTGATACCCTGATTAAGAATCATTTTTATGGGCGCTATTCTAATGCACTGCGCTGGTGGGCTTTATGCTATTTGTATCTAGATGGCTGTGTTTGAGCGCTTGACAGTGGAGCTGTTGGGGAGATACTTACGTGAATATTGGCTGAAAGATTACTAGCTTGAAATATCTGTCCTCAGTAAGATTGAGCAGGGGATGGGCTGATCGAGCCGCTCGGAGCGTTCACTATGCAATAAAGCCTAAGGCAATCCTGATCGGAGCGTTTGCTCTCAATATGCAATAGAGCTTAGGAAAATCACAATGCCACAAAAAATTCCAGCGCCAGCGGGTGGTTGGGGGGCGCTTAAAGCGACGCTTGCCACCATCGAGCCAAGTCATGCGGGCAAGTCCGTGATTGCCTTGGCCAATGCCAATCAGCCCGATGGCTTTGATTGCCCCGGCTGTGCTTGGCCGGATAAGCCTAATACTCGTGTGCAATTTTGTGAGAACGGGGCCAAGGCCATTGGCCATGAGATTACATCTAAGCGAGTTGAGGTGGATTTTTTTGCAGAGCATACCGTCAGCGATTTGCAGCGATGGGATGATTATTCGCTGGAGCAGCAGGGCAGGCTGACCGCGCCAATGCGCTTTGATGCCGCAAGCGATCGCTACCTTCCGATTAGCTGGAATGATGCGTTTCAGTTGATTGCAAGGCATTTGAAAGAGATAAAGCCTGACGAGGCGCATTTTTATACCTCGGGGCGCACCGGCAATGAAACAGCGTTTTTATATCAACTCTTTGTGCGGCTTTATGGCACGAATAATATGCCCGATTGCTCGAATATGTGTCATGAGCCCAGCGGCTTTGCGCTTAATGCCAGCATTGGCGTGGGTAAGGGCACGGTAACGCTGGAAGACTTTGATCTTGCCGAAGCGATTTTTATTTTTGGGCAAAACCCCGGCACTAATCATCCGCGCATGCTGGGTACTTTGCATGAAGCAGCAGAGCGGGGCTGCAAGATTGTGGTGATTAATCCACTCAAAGAGCGTGGTTTGGTTTCATTTCAAGACCCGCAAAATCCGCTGCAAATGTTGCGTAACTCTGCTTCCCCCATTGCCTCGCTCTATGTACAGCCACAGCTGGGCGGCGATCTGGCGATTGCTAAGGCACTGCTTAAATCGGTGCTAGAGGCTGGCGCTGCCGATCAGGCTTTTATTACCGAGCATACCGAAGGCTATGAGGCGCTGGTGGCCGATATTGCTGCGACTTCCTGGGAAGATCTGGTCAGCCATAGCGGCTTAACGCTGGCCGAATTAAAGCAGCTTGGTGATGTGTATATCCAGAGCAAGGCGACGATTATTACCTGGGGTATGGGTATTACCCAGCATCAGCATGCGGTGGCGACCATCCAGATGCTCTGCAATGTGTTGCTGGTGAAAGGCAATATCGGCAAGCCCGGCGCAGGTGTTTGCCCAGTGCGCGGGCATTCTAATGTGCAGGGCGATCGCACCATGGGGATTAATGAGCGCCCCAGCGCGGCCTTTTTGCAGCAGTTAGGTAAGGCCTGTGGCTTTACGCCGCCATCCCAGCAAGGGCGCAATGTGGTGGAAAGCATAGCCGCAATGGAGTCTGGCGCTGGCAAGGTGTTTATCGCCATGGGGGGTAACTTTGCTGCTGCCACGCCGGATACTGAACGAACGCATGCGGCATTACGTAAGCAAAACCTGACGGTGCATATCACCACCACGCTGAATCGATCGCACCTTGTGCCGGGGCTGGATGCGCTGATTTTGCCTTGCTTGGGCCGCACTGAAATCGATCTGCAAAACGAGCAGCCGCAAAGCATTACGGTTGAAGATTCGATGAGTATGGTGCACCTGACGCACGGCATTAAAACGCCTGCGTCTCCGCATTTATTGTCCGAGCCAGAAATAGTGGCGCGTATGGCTGCCGCCACGCTGAGTAATAGCCCTATAGATTTTATGGCCTTGATTCAGGATTACGATTTAATCCGCGATTTAATCGCCGCCGCGATTCCAGGCTTTGCCGATTTTAATCAGCGGGTGCGCGTGCCTGGCGGGTTTTATCTGGGCAATACGGCAAGGGAGAGGCATTGGGTGGTGGGTAAGGCGCGTTTTAAAGTGCATGCTTTGCAAGCGTCTGTCCGTGATCAGCTACAGGGATTGACCACACATTCACTGCTGCTCCTTTCAACGATTCGCAGCCACGATCAGTACAACACTACGGTGTACCGCAGAAATGATCGCTATCGCGGCATTCAAAATGAGCGAAAAGTATTGTTTATCAATGCTGAGGACATGGCCGAGCTGGGCTTGCAGGCCGATCAGTATGTGAATATCGTTTCTGTGTGGTTTGACCGTGAGCGTCAGGTGAATGATTTTCGCCTGCAGCCTTTTGATACGCCGCGTGGTTGCCTGGCTGCGTATTTTCCGGAAACCAATCCGCTGGTGCCCTTGGATTACTACGCCGTTGGCGCAATGACGCCGGCCAGTAAAGCCTTAGTGGTTTATCTGCAAGCATGAGCGAGGGTATTCAAACCGTAACAGCACATTTTTATGTTGATGATGGCTTACAATTGCTGGAGCAGCAGGTGGCAGAAGAAGTACCGCTGCTCTTGGTCTACAACGGCGTAGCCTATCTGGTGATGCTGTGCAGCCCACTGCATTTGGAGCAACTAGCGATTGGCTTTAGCCTGAGCGAAGGCATTGTTGAGGCTTATTATCAAATACTGGCCTTAGAAATCAGACCCAGCCACGATGGCTATGAGGCGCATTTACAAATCCCCAATGAATTTGCCGCCAAGCTGCGCAGCCGTCGTCGTAATCTGCAAAGCCGCACCGCATGCGGTCTGTGTGGCAGCGAGCAGCTGGCCGAGGTGATGCGTGCGCCACCCGCGTTTGATTCTGATTTTCAAATTGAACCGCAGGCTATTCTGGCCGGAATGCAGGCCTTAAGTCAGCTGCAAACCATAAACCAGCAAACGGGGGGCGTGCATGCCGCAGGCTGGTGGGCAGCAGGGCAGTTAACGGTATTTGAAGACTTAGGCCGCCATAATGCGCTCGATAAGCTGATTGGCCATTTAGCCAGCCAGCGGCAAAGGCCGGATGGCCTGCTCCTGATGTCTTCACGACTGTCTTACGATTTGGTCCAAAAAGCTGCCCGCGCCCAAATGCCCATCATCGCAGCGATATCCGCCCCAAGCCATCTGGCGATAGAGCAAGCAAGGCAGGCCAATATCACCCTGCTCGGCTTTGTGCGCGGGCAGCGTTTTACTGTTTATACCCATCCGGAGAGGGTGTTGACTTGAGCTCTGTCAGTTAATTCAGCTAGGTATTTGCTCTTTTTTTTACGGCGAAGCCCCATGATGACGCTTGCCAGCCCGAAGCTTATCAATGCACAGAATTCTGGCTTTGATATCAGGGAGGGCATGGTTATGGATTTAAATGGCTCATAGCCTATTTCTAAATTGCCATTGCTTAAGGAATTAGCAATCAGTGTGCCCTCAATATGGCCGGAGCCAATCACATCGGCATTTACGGCCAGTACGCTGCCGTTTACAAAGCGACTGATATTTATCTGCCGCGCATGGCTGAGATTCCAGATAATGCGATCGCGGTGCTTTGCCATTGTGTCGGCAGAATCTGCGTGCTCCCCTCCATAATGGCCAGAAAAATCTGCTTTGCTCAGTGTGCTGTTGATGATGATGTGTGCGTCTGGTTTGATATTTTTAAGGTAAACATTCGTGATTGCAGTATCGCCAAGATTAAAAACTTGTAAATCGGATTGGCCATTTCCGCTGAGCACCAAACCTTCAGCTTCTGCACGCCATTGTCCTATCGCTGGCAGTTGAGCTAATTTTTTTGACAGAGCAGAAAGTTGAATTTTTGCAGCTGCAAAATTAATCACAGTAGCACTGGGGATCGCTGTAGCATATTGCCAGCTGGCGGCATTCAGTTTGCCACCATAGACCAAATCACCCATTTGTAATCCGTTGGGACGATTAGGCCCCTTAGATACCCAAATGGCAGGGCTAAGACCGATGCTTGTGTTGGTATCTATGTTTTTTACCGGCCCATTCGAGATAATGCCTGCTTTGCCCCATGCAGTACTTAGCAATACATTGCCTGCCACCACAAGAGAGGGAGCAGAGGAATCATGGGCATTGCGATAGCCCACATCAAACCCTGCATTTAAATTGCCGCCTACTGCCAGACGCCCTTCGACGTAAGCTGCCGTATTGACATCTGCAAAGAAAA from the Iodobacter fluviatilis genome contains:
- the chrA gene encoding chromate efflux transporter, with protein sequence MPQLETPQVAPQAVSFWQAFLFWLKLGLISFGGPAGQISIMHQELVERRRWISERRFLHALNYCMLLPGPEAQQLATYIGWLMHKTRGGIAAGVLFVLPSLFILIALSWVYIAFGNQPLVAGLFYGIKPAVTAIVLQAAHRIGSRALKNNTLWAIAAASFLAIFVLKLPFPMIVAVAALVGYVGGRIAPEQFSAGGGHGKSDLSFGPALIDDDTPTPEHARFRWAGLIKIAIVGLLLWLIPMGLLLASYGWEHTFTQMAWFFSKAALLTFGGAYAVLPYVYQGAVDHYGWLMPVQMIDGLALGETTPGPLIMVVAFVGFVGGYSKGLFGPDSLFWAGAAAATLVTWFTFLPSFILILAGGPMVEATHNDLKFTAPLTAITAAVVGVILNLALFFGYHVLWPTGFAGVFDWRSALIALAAAVALFRYKRSVIHVIGVCALLGLALKMGSFILI
- a CDS encoding PepSY domain-containing protein, whose product is MSLAATFFRWHRWIGYLVAFQVLAWILGGLLFAWLPFQDWIKCGEVMEKPRQPLPANWATQIGPMPTNKGALLGVQSIATATGPALKLRFEKEELLFSTAGGAVLAANASNISQFARSIYKGEGKLAEVIKIKEAPRRLGMVHEFSARQNIWVAQFDDALQSRFYFDGQSGELLAARNEAWVIYDFFWRLHVMDYSEGEDFNNSLLRGTSIVAMGLTITGFALSFFAIRRSWRRRTKLVKPTS
- a CDS encoding FdhF/YdeP family oxidoreductase, which translates into the protein MPQKIPAPAGGWGALKATLATIEPSHAGKSVIALANANQPDGFDCPGCAWPDKPNTRVQFCENGAKAIGHEITSKRVEVDFFAEHTVSDLQRWDDYSLEQQGRLTAPMRFDAASDRYLPISWNDAFQLIARHLKEIKPDEAHFYTSGRTGNETAFLYQLFVRLYGTNNMPDCSNMCHEPSGFALNASIGVGKGTVTLEDFDLAEAIFIFGQNPGTNHPRMLGTLHEAAERGCKIVVINPLKERGLVSFQDPQNPLQMLRNSASPIASLYVQPQLGGDLAIAKALLKSVLEAGAADQAFITEHTEGYEALVADIAATSWEDLVSHSGLTLAELKQLGDVYIQSKATIITWGMGITQHQHAVATIQMLCNVLLVKGNIGKPGAGVCPVRGHSNVQGDRTMGINERPSAAFLQQLGKACGFTPPSQQGRNVVESIAAMESGAGKVFIAMGGNFAAATPDTERTHAALRKQNLTVHITTTLNRSHLVPGLDALILPCLGRTEIDLQNEQPQSITVEDSMSMVHLTHGIKTPASPHLLSEPEIVARMAAATLSNSPIDFMALIQDYDLIRDLIAAAIPGFADFNQRVRVPGGFYLGNTARERHWVVGKARFKVHALQASVRDQLQGLTTHSLLLLSTIRSHDQYNTTVYRRNDRYRGIQNERKVLFINAEDMAELGLQADQYVNIVSVWFDRERQVNDFRLQPFDTPRGCLAAYFPETNPLVPLDYYAVGAMTPASKALVVYLQA
- the fdhD gene encoding formate dehydrogenase accessory sulfurtransferase FdhD → MSEGIQTVTAHFYVDDGLQLLEQQVAEEVPLLLVYNGVAYLVMLCSPLHLEQLAIGFSLSEGIVEAYYQILALEIRPSHDGYEAHLQIPNEFAAKLRSRRRNLQSRTACGLCGSEQLAEVMRAPPAFDSDFQIEPQAILAGMQALSQLQTINQQTGGVHAAGWWAAGQLTVFEDLGRHNALDKLIGHLASQRQRPDGLLLMSSRLSYDLVQKAARAQMPIIAAISAPSHLAIEQARQANITLLGFVRGQRFTVYTHPERVLT
- a CDS encoding choice-of-anchor A family protein, with the translated sequence MRLTRIALLLNFAIAGYTHALVLDLGVANEYNGFFFADVNTAAYVEGRLAVGGNLNAGFDVGYRNAHDSSAPSLVVAGNVLLSTAWGKAGIISNGPVKNIDTNTSIGLSPAIWVSKGPNRPNGLQMGDLVYGGKLNAASWQYATAIPSATVINFAAAKIQLSALSKKLAQLPAIGQWRAEAEGLVLSGNGQSDLQVFNLGDTAITNVYLKNIKPDAHIIINSTLSKADFSGHYGGEHADSADTMAKHRDRIIWNLSHARQINISRFVNGSVLAVNADVIGSGHIEGTLIANSLSNGNLEIGYEPFKSITMPSLISKPEFCALISFGLASVIMGLRRKKKSKYLAELTDRAQVNTLSGWV